Proteins from a genomic interval of Calypte anna isolate BGI_N300 chromosome 19, bCalAnn1_v1.p, whole genome shotgun sequence:
- the PROCA1 gene encoding protein PROCA1: MCTPGLLRRLLLLLLLLLLPPLLAAAPGAGAAPPGRTRVRRGLTYPGTLWCGAGSNADAYEQLGEHRDTDRCCRDHDHCQHVIHPFTARYGYRNLRWHTISHCDCDHRLKECLQRVNDTASRVVGQAFFNVIQVPCFEFTYKEECVEPYLYIWCKSYNTVAIAVPREPVLYEFGGELIDRAARPRGVLLSPPWSSTGEGDNPLEHHLGEADQKHLEGTKTLLP, translated from the exons ATGTGCACCCCGGGGCTGCTCCGTcgccttctcctcctcctccttctcctcctcctccccccgcTGCTGGCAGCCGCCCCCGGAGCTGGAGCGGCCCCGCCGGGACGGACCCGCGTCCGCCGCGGGCTCACCTACCCCGGGACCCTGTGGTGTGGAGCGGGGAGCAACGCGGATGCCTACGAGCAGCTGG GGGAGCACCGGGACACGGATCGGTGCTGCCGGGACCATGACCACTGCCAGCACGTCATCCACCCCTTCACCGCCCGCTACGGGTACCGCAACCTGCGCTGGCACACCATCAGCCACTGCGACTGCGACCACAG GTTGAAGGAGTGCCTGCAGCGAGTGAACGACACGGCCTCACGAGTGGTGGGCCAGGCCTTCTTCAACGTCATCCAGGTGCCCTGCTTTGAGTTCACCTACAAGGAGGAGTGCGTAGAGCCCTACCTCTACATCTG GTGCAAATCGTACAACACGGTGGCCATTGCCGTGCCCAGGGAGCCAGTGCTGTATGAGTTCGGTGGGGAGCTCATCGACCGGGCAGCAAGGCCCAGGGGGGTCCTTCTGAGCCCCCCATGGAGCAGCACAGGTGAAGGAGACAACCCATTGGAGCATCAT
- the LOC103529672 gene encoding uncharacterized protein LOC103529672 — translation MDLCRVPVTREKGWYLALMASNIKGPNYAWLDPSRLYCHPQGLQDCLADLLQPFQGDPIDMVAGIDAMGFILGAAIAAMLQKGFLAIRKAGHLCVQTLTQPYTDYSGREKVMEVRTDAISPGLRILLVDQWVETGGTMRAAIQLVEQQGGVVAGVAAICIEDSEGGRWIQERYKCSHCIPPPPAALL, via the exons ATGGACCTGTGCCGCGTCCCTGTCACCCGGGAGAAGGGCTGGTACCTTGCACTGATGGCCTCCAACATCAAAGGTCCCAACTATGCCTGGCTGGACCCCTCCCGGCTCTACTGCCACCCGCAA GGCTTGCAGGACTGCCTGGCCGACCTGCTGCAGCCCTTCCAGGGAGACCCCATTGACATGGTGGCTGGCATCGATGCCATGGGCTTCATCCTGG GTGCTGCCATCGCTGCCATGCTGCAGAAAGGCTTCCTGGCCATCCGCAAAGCTGGACACCTCTGCGTGCAGACACTGACACAGCCCTACACCGACTACTCAGGCCGAGAGAAGGTGATGGAGGTCCGCACTGATGCTATCTCACCAG GTCTGCGCATCCTGCTGGTGGACCAGTGGGTGGAAACGGGGGGCACCATGCGAGCGGCCATCCAGCTGGTGGAGCAGCAGGGGGGGGTCGTGGCAG GCGTGGCTGCCATCTGTATCGAGGACAGCGAGGGTGGGCGGTGGATCCAGGAGCGTTACAAGTGCTCCCACTGCATCCCCCCCCCGCCTGCAGCCCTACTTTGA
- the RAB34 gene encoding ras-related protein Rab-34 translates to MMNVLAPVRRDRVIADLPPCFRKEAALHARPAFHPTVASACQEQRTGTVGFKISKIIVVGDLSVGKTCLINRFCKDTFDKNYKATIGVDFEMERFEVLGVPFSLQLWDTAGQERFKCIASTYYRGAQAIVIVFDVNDVASLEHTRQWLADALKENDPSNVILFLVGSKKDLSTPAQYSLMEKDALKVAQEMQAEYWAVSSLTGENVRDFFFRVAALTFESSVLAELERSSTRKIGDTVRISSNESDLYQSAPRKKPKCCQ, encoded by the exons ATGATGAACGTGCTGGCTCCGGTCCGCAGGGACAGGGTCATCGCCGACCTGCCCCCG TGTTTTCGGAAGGAGGCCGCCCTGCACGCCCGTCCCGCCTTCCACCCCACGGTGGCCAGCGCCTGCCAGGAGCAGCGGACCGGCACCGTGGG GTTCAAGATCTCAAAGATCATTGTGGTGGGAGACCTCTCAGTGGGGAAGACCTGCCTGATCAACCG GTTTTGCAAGGACACCTTTGACAAGAACTACAAGGCAACCATTGGGGTGGATTTCGAGATGGAGCGGTTCGAGGTGCTGGGGGTTCCCTTCAGTCTGCAGCT GTGGGACACTGCTGGCCAGGAGCGCTTCAAGTGCATCGCCTCCACCTACTACCGAGGAGCACAAG ccatTGTCATTGTCTTTGATGTAAATGATGTGGCATCCCTGGAGCACACACG GCAGTGGCTGGCTGATGCCCTGAAGGAGAATGACCCATCCAACGTGATCCTCTTCTTGGTGGGGTCCAAGAAGGACCTGAGT ACGCCAGCACAGTACAGCCTGATGGAGAAGGATGCTCTCAAGGTGGCCCAGGAGATGCAGGCAGAATACTGGGCTGTCTCCTCACTCACTG GGGAGAACGTGCGGGATTTCTTCTTCCGCGTGGCAGCACTGACCTTTGAGAGCAGCGTGCTGGCCGAGCTGGAGCGCAGCAGCACCCGCAAGATCGGTGACACCGTGC GGATCAGCAGCAACGAGAGTGACCTGTACCAGTCGGCACCGCGCAAGAAACCCAAGTGCTGCCAGTGA
- the RPL23A gene encoding 60S ribosomal protein L23a — translation MAPKAKKEAVPPKTEAKAKALKAKKAVLKGVHSHKKKKIRTSPTFRRPKTLRLRRQPKYPRKSAPRRNKLDHYAIIKFPLTTESAMKKIEDNNTLVFIVDVKANKHQIKQAVKKLYDIDVAKVNTLIRPDGEKKAYVRLAPDYDALDVANKIGII, via the exons ATGGCGCCCAAGGCGAAGAAGGAGG CTGTGCCTccaaagacagaggcaaaggcCAAGGCACTGAAGGCCAAGAAGGCCGTCCTGAAGGGGGTCCACAGTCACAAGAAGAAGAAGATCCGCACGTCACCCACCTTCCGCAGGCCCAAGACCCTGCGGCTGCGGCGGCAGCCCAAGTACCCCCGGAAGAGTGCCCCACGGAGAAACAA gctggacCATTATGCCATTATCAAGTTCCCTTTGACCACAGAATCAGCCATGAAGAAGATTGAGGATAACAATACCCTGGTGTTTATTGTTGATGTCAAGGCAAACAAGCACCAGATCAAACAGGCTGTCAAGAAGCTGTATGATATCGACGTGGCCAAGGTCAACACGTTGATCAG GCCTGATGGGGAGAAGAAGGCTTATGTCCGACTGGCTCCAGATTATGATGCGCTGGATGTAGCCAACAAG ATTGGAATCATCTAG
- the TLCD1 gene encoding TLC domain-containing protein 1, protein MGPGWRVASAVLVGGSVGIFGGLRRAALALPRPAAVRSRPGRVWRWRNLLVSFAHSVLAGLWALFSLWHSPELLSDIQDGYSVSGHLLVCFSSGYFIHDSLDIIFNHQSRSSWEYLVHHAMAISAFLSLIITGRFLVAAMLLLLVEVSNIFLTIRMLLKMSNVPSPALYEANKYVNLVMYFAFRLAPQSYLTWYFLRYVEVQGQGAFLTANLLLLDAMILMYFSRLLRSDFFPSLRKGSAGRDVDGEKFLID, encoded by the exons ATGGGCCCGGGCTGGCGGGTGGCCTCGGCCGTGCTGGTGGGCGGCAGCGTGGGGATCTTTGGGGGGCTGAGACGGGCGGCACTGGCCCTGCCCCGTCCCGCCGCCGTGCGGAGCCGCCCGGGCCGCGTCTGGCGCTGGCGGAACCTCCTGGTGTCGTTCGCACACTCCGTGCTGGCCGGGCTATGGGCCCTCTTCAG CCTCTGGCACTCTCCGGAGCTGCTCTCCGACATCCAGGACGGCTACAGCGTCTCGGGGCACCTGCTGGTCTGCTTCTCCTCGG GCTACTTCATCCACGACAGCCTTGACATCATCTTCAACCACCAGTCCCGCTCATCTTGGGAGTACCTGGTGCACCATGCCATG gccatctctgccttcctctcGCTCATCATCACAGGCCGTTTCCTGGTGGcagcaatgctgctgctgctggtggaggtGAGCAACATCTTCCTCACCATCCGCATGCTGCTGAAGATGAGCAACGtgccttccccagccctctACGAGGCCAACAAGTATGTCAACCTGGTGATGTACTTCGCCTTCCGCCTGGCCCCCCAGTCTTACCTCACCTGGTACTTCCTCCGCTACGTGGAGGTGCAGGGCCAGGGTGCCTTCCTCACTGCCAACCTCCTGCTGCTCGATGCCATGATCCTCATGTACTTCTCCCGCCTCCTCCGCTctgattttttcccttccctgcgcaagggctctgcagggagagaCGTGGATGGTGAGAAGTTTCTGATAGACTGA
- the NEK8 gene encoding serine/threonine-protein kinase Nek8, whose amino-acid sequence MEKYERIRVVGRGAFGIVHLCLRKADQKLVILKQIPVEQMSKDERLAAQNECQVLKLLSHPNVIEYYENFLEDKALMIAMEYAPGGTLAEFIHKRCNSLLDEDTILHFFVQILLALHHVHTKQILHRDLKTQNILLDKHRMIVKIGDFGISKILSSKSKAYTVVGTPCYISPELCEGKPYNQKSDIWALGCVLYELASLKRAFEAANLPALVLKIMSGTFAPISDRYSPDLRQLILSMLNLDPSKRPQLNEIMAQAICIRPLLNLYTDVGSVKMRRPEKPLAPVPSVTHSRTGGRVSSARPRGVRGGSARTGIPPPLSSIYTWGSGITTPLRLPMLNTEVVQVSAGRTQKAGVTKSGRLIMWEAPPMGAAGGPSLPGATEQLQPQFVSRFLEGQSGVTIKHVSCGDLFTACLTDRGIIMTFGSGSNGCLGHGNFVDISQPKIVEALLGYEMVQVACGASHVLAVSNEREVFAWGRGDNGRLGLGTLECHNSPQQVMVPPEHEAHRVICGIDSSMVLTVKNQILACGSNRCNKLGLDRISSTEEPSPEDQVEEATMFTCAQSSPLNQEPIVCADIGTAHSAAVTASGQCYTFGSNQHGQLGTNSCRNSRVPHLVVGLQMMKVTVVACGDAFTVAIGADGEVCTWGKGARGRLGRKDEETGTPRPVQLEETHPYVVTSVACCHGNTLLAVKPAVEESPSQ is encoded by the exons ATGGAGAAATATGAACGAATCCGGGTAGTGGGGAGAGGGGCCTTCGG CATCGTGCACTTGTGCCTGCGCAAGGCCGACCAGAAGCTGGTGATCCTGAAGCAGATCCCTGTGGAGCAGATGAGCAAGGACGAGCGGCTGGCAGCACAGAATGAATGCCAGGTCCTCAAGCTGCTCAGCCACCCCAATGTCATCGAGTACTACGAGAACTTTCTGGAGGACAAGGCGCTCATGATTGCCATGGAGTACGCCCCAG GGGGCACGCTGGCTGAGTTCATTCACAAGCGCTGTAACTCCCTGCTGGATGAGGATACCATCCTGCACTTCTTCGTGCAgatcctcctggctctccacCACGTCCACACCAAGCAGATCCTGCACCGTGACCTGAAGACTCAGAACATCCTTCTGGATAAACATCGCATGATTGTCAAGATCGGAGACTTTGGTATCTCCAAAATCTTGAGCAGCAAGAGTAAAGCCTACACG GTTGTGGGAACTCCATGCTACATCTCCCCAGAGCTCTGCGAAGGGAAGCCTTACAACCAGAAGAGTGATATTTGGGCTTTGGGCTGTGTGCTGTATGAACTCGCCAGCCTCAAGAGGGCTTTTGAAGCTGCG aaTCTTCCTGCCTTAGTGCTGAAGATCATGAGTGGGACGTTTGCCCCCATATCAGACAGGTACAGCCCTGACCTGCGCCAGCTCATCCTCAGCATGCTGAACCTGGATCCCTCCAAGCGGCCCCAGCTCAATGAGATCATGGCCCAGGCCATCTGCATTCGGCCCCTCCTGAACCTCTACACTGATGTGGGCAGTGTCAAAATGAGAAG GCCTGAAAAGCCTTTGGCTCCGGTACCATCAGTGACCCACAGCCGGACAGGGGGACGAGTGAGCAGTGCCAGGCCGAGGG GTGTTCGAGGTGGTTCAGCCAGGACAGGAATCCCTCCTCCACTCTCATCCATCTACACCTGGGGCAGTGGGATCACCACCCCGCTCCGCTTGCCCATGCTCAACACTGAAGTGGTGCAGGTGTCTGCTGGCAGGACACAGAAGGCTGGGGTCACCAAATCGGGGCGGCTCATCATGTGGGAG GCTCCCCCgatgggtgctgcaggaggccCTTCTCTCCCAGGAGCcactgagcagctgcagcctcagttTGTGTCTCGCTTTCTGGAGGGTCAGTCTGGTGTGACCATCAAGCACGTGTCCTGCGGTGATCTCTTCACAGCCTGCCTCACAG aCAGGGGGATAATCATGACTTTTGGCAGTGGCAGCAATGGCTGTTTGGGGCATGGAAACTTTGTGGACATAAGCCAg CCCAAGATCGTGGAGGCCCTGCTGGGCTACGAGATGGTGCAGGTGGCCTGTGGGGCATCTCATGTCCTGGCGGTTTCCAACGAGCGGGAAGTGTttgcctggggcaggggggatAATG gTCGGCTTGGGCTGGGTACCCTGGAGTGCCACAACTCCCCCCAGCAGGTCATGGTCCCACCAGAACACGAGGCTCACAGGGTCATCTGTGGCATCGATTCCTCCATGgtcctcacagtgaagaacCAGATCCTTGCTTGTGGGAGCAACAG GTGTAACAAGCTGGGTCTGGATCGTATCAGCTCAACAGAAGAGCCTTCCCCAGAGGACCAGGTGGAAGAGGCCACCATGTTCACATGTGCCCAATCTTCCCCCTTGAACCAAGAGCCAATCGTGTGTGCTGACATTGGCACAGCACACTCAGCTGCAGTCACAG CTTCTGGCCAGTGTTACACCTTTGGGAGCAACCAGCACGGGCAGCTGGGCACCAACTCCTGCCGCAACAGCCGCGTCCCCCACCTGGTTGTGGGGCTCCAGATGATGAAGGTCACCGTGGTGGCTTGTGGGGATGCCTTCACTGTGGCCATCGGAGCAG ATGGCGAGGTGTGCACATGGGGGAAAGGAGCCAGGGGACGCCTGGGCAGGAAGGATGAGGAAACGGGAACGCCGAGGCCAGTACAGCTGGAGGAGACCCACCCATATGTGGTGACCTCTGTAGCCTGCTGCCATGGGAACACACTGCTGGCTGTAAAGC